A region of Colletotrichum higginsianum IMI 349063 chromosome 10, whole genome shotgun sequence DNA encodes the following proteins:
- a CDS encoding DIE2/ALG10 family protein: MKAIEAFVDGLNILSVIVLYSLLWLITPKMPNPDPSGPKTNKLYDVLMRVSYIIIFLLGWIWCSNVMAHVDKPYLDEVFHIPQAQKFCDGRWDEWDDKITTPPGLYILSKYYLQIMMRPECSVLDLRGVNILAVLGVGILATHCRHLLETRRPDAASPAPPAVLSFHAVHLGWNVALFPVLFFFSGLYYTDVVSTLSVLVAYYHHLRRVREETSSFLSDWTTVVVGVLALLMRQTNVFWVVVYMGGLEAVAAVKALRPEPVARPIMSTLGDYVRFYAWRYSVGDVHDPPLNTAWPDDLFFSALSIGIAALANPLRVLKKVYPHITVMALFAGFVAWNGGVVLGDKSNHVATLHLAQMLYIWPLFAFFSFPLFLPSAIGLLRFLRGVFAAASGKNAASPAEPSPSTPSRKHTLPESAQTGSSKKQKTRAQDEPGLQIASAPTASSPFVNALQTLFSSKLYHLLLTPSLIVLTLAVIRLNTIIHPFTLADNRHYMFYVFRYTIRRPGLFRYYLVVPYTLARWLCWDTLGGCGQGGLLSDHTGDCSGRYTASRPGPFENSPFGNPAQRARAEKPPATEPLDEALGEQPARSGDAAADDANDSKAAKARYDPFAIVTLADPASQSTEPPASSTAVLLLLATTLSLMTAPLVEPRYFILPWVFWRILVPAWRLHGHGHAAAAHPALARLERLPVLGSLARFGKRFDVRLVLETLWFVLVNVVTMYIFLAKPYLWRSEDGRVLENGRMQRFMW; the protein is encoded by the exons ATGAAGGCAATCGAGGCCTTTGTCGATGGGCTCAACATCCtctccgtcatcgtcctctaCTCGTTGTTATGGCTCATCACCCCAAAGATGCCGAACCCGGACCCCTCGGGGCCAAAGACCAACAAGCTCTACGATGTGCTGATGCGGGTCTCatacatcatcatcttcctcctcggctgGATTTGGTGCAGCAACGTCATGGCCCACGTCGACAAGCCGTATCTG GACGAGGTCTTCCACATCCCCCAAGCTCAGAAGTTCTGCGACGGACGATGGGACGAGTGGGATGACAAAATCACCACCCCTCCCGGCCT GTACATACTCTCCAAGTACTACCTCCAGATCATGATGCGGCCCGAGTGctccgtcctcgacctccgcGGCGTCaacatcctcgccgtcctgggcGTCGGCATCCTCGCAACCCACTGCCGCCACCTCCTCGAGACCCGCCGCCCCGACGCCGCGTCCCCGGCCCCGCCCGCCGTGCTCTCCTTCCACGCCGTCCACCTCGGCTGGAAcgtcgccctcttccccgtgctcttcttcttctcgggcCTGTACTACACCGACGTCGTCTCCACGCTGTCCGTGCTGGTGGCCTACTACCACCACCTGCGCCGCGTGCGCGAGGAGACGAGCTCGTTCCTCAGCGACTGgaccaccgtcgtcgtcggcgtcctcgccctcctcatGAGACAGACCAACGTCTTCTGGGTCGTCGTGTACATGGGCGGCCTGGAGGCTGTCGCTGCCGTCAAGGCCCTGCGTCCCGAGCCCGTGGCCAGGCCGATCATGTCGACCCTGGGCGACTACGTCAGGTTCTACGCCTGGCGATACTCGGTGGGGGATGTCCACGATCCGCCCCTCAACACCGCGTGGCCAGACG ACTTGTTCTTCTCCGCCTTGAGCATCGGCATCGCAGCCTTGGCGAACCCGCTCCGCGTCCTGAAGAAGGTCTACCCGCACATCACCGTCATGGCCCTCTTCGCCGGCTTCGTGGCCTGGAACGGTGGCGTAGTATTGG GTGACAAGTCCAACCACGTCGCGACGCTGCATCTCGCCCAGATGCTCTACATCTGGCccctcttcgccttcttctccttcccgctcttcctcccctccgccATCGGCCTTCTCCGCTTCCTCCGCGGCGTCTTCGCTGCGGCCTCCGGGAAGAACGCTGCCAGTCCCGCAGAGCCCagcccctcgacgccgtcccgCAAGCACACGCTGCCCGAGTCCGCCCAGACCGGCTCATCCAAGAAGCAAAAGACCCGAGCCCAAGATGAGCCGGGCCTACAGATCGCCAGCGCCCCCACGGCATCATCACCGTTCGTCAACGCCCTCCAGACACTGTTCTCATCTAAGCTCTACCATCTGCTGCTCACCCCGTCCCTCATCGTCCTGaccctcgccgtcatccgcTTGAACACCATTATCCACCCCTTCACCCTCGCCGACAACAGACACTACATGTTCTACGTCTTCCGGTACACCATCCGGCGCCCGGGCCTGTTCCGTTACTACCTCGTTGTTCCCTACACCCTCGCCCGCTGGCTCTGCTGGGATACGCTCGGCGGCTGCGGCCAGGGCGGGCTCCTTTCGGACCACACGGGAGACTGCTCGGGTCGCTACACGGCCTCGCGTCCCGGCCCGTTCGAGAACAGCCCCTTCGGCAACCCAGCTCAACGTGCGCGTGCCGAGAAGCCACCGGCGACGGAACCCCTAGATGAGGCCCTCGGAGAGCAGCCCGCCCGGtccggcgacgccgccgccgacgacgccaacgacTCAAAGGCGGCAAAGGCACGCTACGACCCTTTCGCCAtcgtcaccctcgccgacccAGCGTCGCAGAGCACCGAGCccccggcctcgtcgaccgccgtcctgctcctcctcgccacgACGCTGTCCCTGATGACGGCGCCCCTCGTCGAGCCGCGCTATTTCATCCTCCCCTGGGTCTTCTGGCGCATCCTCGTCCCGGCCTGGCGGctccacggccacggccacgctgccgccgcacATCCCGCCCTGGCCCGGCTCGAGCGCCTCCCGGTGCTCGGGTCCCTGGCCCGGTTCGGGAAAAGGTTCGACGTCCGGCTCGTCCTCGAGACGCTGTGGTTCGTGCTGGTCAACGTGGTCACCATGTacatcttcctcgccaagCCGTACCTGTGGAGATCCGAGGACGGCAGGGTCTTGGAGAATGGCAGGATGCAGCGCTTCATGTGGTGA
- a CDS encoding Monooxygenase: protein MPSESRIENPFFHPFLFIFQIWQWFADKIFSPTPPEPSTRLSRPKIAVIGAGITGVTSAAHCIGHGFDVVIFEAGGRENLGGIWSRVNNSSSLQIHSMMFRFHPSVKWERGYPDRQQILSQVKQLWEKYGLETRTKFNTAVEKVYQDEKGRWVINNTANGHFEGVIAAVGTCGEPKMPQLPGLENFKGNVYHSSQLTGKNAKGKKMVVIGGGASAVEALEFAVDEEAEKTSILSRSDKWIIPRNPIVNMLLAMNILGQETRLSWIPETLLRKLFYRDLQEIAPYSKGIYMDTPMVNSQVMDTIRSGQAEWVRCDIEGFTADGVIVNRRAQGVPKGGPGRRQVIPADMVVMATGYKRPSLEFLPEDCFNDPYAPPNWYIQTFPPNHPSISAINCTYVAAIGTVGNWHIGIYTRILLMFLIDPMTRPHPFWMKAWIEMTKLLKSAAPTGAFDFFTYLELLWWFAFSVTFNPFRWKWAFFVFFGLGFMLPKRVVEVESRIRNGMGFQDEVGRDVGHSI from the exons ATGCCGTCTGAATCTCGTATCGAGAATCCCTTCTTCCAccccttcctcttcatcttccagATCTGGCAATGGTTCGCCGATAAGATCTTCTCGCCCACGCCCCCGGAGCCGAGCACCCGCTTGAGCCGGCCCAAAATTGCCGTCATCGGAGCTGGTATCACTGGTGTGACGTCCGCCGCCCACTGCATCGGCCATGGtttcgacgtcgtcatcttcgaggccggcggtCGCGAGAATCTGGGCGGAATTTGGAGC AGAGTGAACAACTCGTCAAGCCTGCAGATCCACTCGATGATGTTCCGATTCCATCCCTCGGTCAAGTGGGAGCGCGGGTACCCGGACAGACAGCAGATTCTCAGCCAAGTGAAGCAGCTGTGGGAAAAGTACGGCCTGGAAACCCGGACCAAGTTCAACACTGCCGTCGAGAAGGTCTACCAGGATGAGAAGGGTAGATGGGTCATCAACAACACGGCCAATGGCCACTTTGAGGGTGTCATCGCCGCTGTCGGCACCTGTGGCGAGCCCAAGATGCCCCAGCTCCCGGGTCTCGAGAATTTCAAGGGCAATGTCTATCACTCCAGCCAGCTTACCGG GAAAAacgccaagggcaagaagatggtcgtcatcggcggcggcgccagtgccgtcgaggccttggagttcgccgtcgacgaagaggccgagaagacgtCCATCCTGTCTCGCAGCGACAAATGGATCATCCCCCGCAACCCCATCGTGAACATGCTGCTCGCCATGAACATCCTCGGCCAAGAGACCCGCCTGTCGTGGATCCCCGAGACCTTGTTGCGAAAGCTCTTCTACCGGGACCTGCAGGAAATTGCGCCCTACAGCAAGGGCATCTACATGGACACGCCCATGGTGAACAGCCAGGTCATGGACACCATCCGGTCCGGCCAAGCCGAGTGGGTTCGCTGCGACATTGAAGGCTTCACCGCGGATGGAGTCATTGTCAACCGGCGTGCCCAAGGCGTGCCCAAGGGAGGCCCCGGCCGGAGACAGGTCATCCCCGCCGACATGGTCGTGATGGCGACCGGATACAAGCGTCCCTCGCTGGAATTCCTCCCGGAGGACTGCTTCAATGACCCGTATGCGCCTCCCAACTGGTACATCCAGACCTTCCCGCCGAACCACCCCTCCATCTCTGCTATAAACTG CACGTATGTAGCCGCCATCGGCACCGTCGGTAACTGGCATATCGGCATCTACACCAGGATTCTCCTCATGTTCCTCATCGACCCGATGACGAGGCCCCATCCCTTCTGGATGAAGGCCTGGATCGAGATGACCAAGCTGCTCAAGTCCGCCGCCCCCACCGGCGCCTTTGACTTCTTCACCTACCTCGAGCTTCTCTGGTGGTTCGCCTTCAGCGTCACCTTCAACCCGTTCCGATGGAAGTgggccttcttcgtcttcttcggcttgGGCTTCATGTTGCCGAAGCgagtcgtcgaggtcgagagcCGTATCCGGAACGGCATGGGCTTCcaggacgaggtcggccgCGACGTGGGACACAGCATCTGA
- a CDS encoding Alpha-glucosyltransferase alg-10 codes for MPSPSRVGTQYPPTFRSKFGPKYTTVPNVAGWTVSQVIKLGVRAGGFGAAAGIAALFFTSGIPRIQTDILMKVPVLGQTYVKDIPASDNPF; via the exons ATGCCTTCTCCC TCCCGCGTTGGTACTCAGTACCCTCCTACCTTCCGCAGCAAGTTCGGCCCCAA GTACACCACGGTGCCCAACGTTGCCGGCTGGACCGTTTCCCAGGTCATCAAGCT CGGAGTCCGTGCTGGTGGtttcggcgccgccgccggcattgccgccctcttcttcacctcTGGCATTCCCAGAATCCAGACTGACATCCTCATG AAGGTTcccgtcctcggccagaCCTACGTCAAGGACATCCCCGCCTCTGACAAC CCTTTCTAA
- a CDS encoding Sas10/Utp3/C1D family protein, whose protein sequence is MAAPSTLPALLDSLTQSLTTSLDAAPISSISPPENGISLLDTKNELLLSYLQNLVFLILLKLRNAKKQSSEDQGASDTTETVVRKLVELRLYLEKGVRPLEDKLRYQIEKILRAADDAERNAHAVKAAKDAGSDDSASDDDDESDGEEEEEEELKAAHLQARPDAFVRPATASTAIATAQKDGVYRPPRIAPTVMPSERREKTDRRPLKSATMDEFIEHEMSTAPIAEPSIGTTIVNGGRRMKTAADRKTEDERREYEETNFVRLPTQSKKAKAQEAAKTGRGGRMQFGGEEWRDLGEGVDRINRLTSRKSGGGTRDLLDKSRKRGRETTDGPRGSGQMEMGERFQKKAKMLEAGRRDRGKR, encoded by the coding sequence ATGGCGGCACCAAGCACGTTGCCAGCTCTGCTGGACTCATTGACGCAGTCTTTAACGACATCGCTCGACGCAGCGCCCATATCCTCGATTTCGCCTCCCGAGAACGGAATCTCTCTGCTCGACACCAAGAACGAACTCCTTCTCTCGTACCTGCAAAACCTCGTGTTCCTGATTCTTCTCAAGTTGCGCAACGCCAAGAAACAGTCCAGCGAGGACCAAGGCGCCAGCGATACCACAGAGACCGTCGTCAGGAAGCTCGTGGAGCTCAGACTATACCTGGAGAAGGGTGTGCGCCCCCTCGAGGACAAGTTGCGATACCAGATTGAGAAGATTCttcgcgccgccgacgatgccgaacGGAACGCCCACGCAGTCAAGGCAGCCAAGGATGCTGGATCCGACGACTCTGcgtccgacgacgacgacgaatcagacggagaagaagaagaggaagaggagctcAAAGCAGCTCATCTCCAGGCGCGACCCGATGCCTTTGTGCGCCCGGCTACGGCATCCACTGCCATTGCCACTGCTCAAAAGGACGGCGTGTACAGACCCCCGAGGATCGCGCCGACAGTCATGCCGTCGGAGCGCCGCGAGAAGACGGACCGCCGGCCGCTCAAGTCAGCGACGATGGACGAGTTCATCGAGCACGAgatgtcgacggcgccgatcGCGGAGCCCAGCATCGGCACGACCATTGTCAACGGCGGACGCaggatgaagacggcggcggaccgCAAGACGGAAGACGAGCGTCGCGAGTACGAAGAGACCAACTTTGTTCGTCTGCCCACGCAGagcaagaaggccaaggcgcaggaggccgccaagacgggccgcggcgggcgcATGCAGTTCGGCGGGGAGGAGTGGAGGGACTTGGGCGAAGGCGTCGACCGCATCAACAGGCTCACCTCGCGcaagagcggcggcggcacgcgCGACCTGCTCGACAAGAGCCGGAAGCGCGGCAGGGAGACGACGGACGGGCCGAGGGGCAGCGGGCagatggagatgggcgaGCGATtccagaagaaggccaagatgCTGGAGGCGGGCCGACGCGACAGAGGCAAGCGATAG
- a CDS encoding Mediator of rna polymerase ii transcription subunit 4, with amino-acid sequence MDKLIDARFDRVEKALASLIESVSKYHPHAKQALDLHEADNDLAKGLNEVQTHQNNNLLLQQLRATTASLDTQIRETLQSLATTRKDITTTQITVYPDGTRYPIKYDELLNYARRISKTTLPPAALTAGVVAATAGDTPAPDPNVSMTTNPNTPAAAANGLQSQPVSAAPTPSQAQTPGPSAAANSSSPPQDAIQGAQHPASMMMTATATATATTTTTSGATSLPDGLRNHLDPHFNASFVPWPNEFQIRSGAMSVYQDLADKGIDPRGYDPQQIAEAKRREEEERRAREEQEKLEAERKNREYQEKMDKIRREQQEAYRRDSVAAGAGASSAGKSKQFQFTSLMDDDDDDE; translated from the exons ATGGACAAGCTCATTGACGCTCGTTTCGATCGTGTCGAGAAGGCCCTGGCCAGTCTCATCGAGTCGGTCTCCAAATACCACCCTCACGCGAAGCAGGCATTGGACCTCCACGAAGCCGACAATGATCTTGCCAAAGGCCTCAATGAAG TACAAACACATCAGAACAACAATCTACTCTTGCAGCAGCTCCGCGCGACGACCGCATCCCTCGATACCCAGATCCGCGAGACCCTCCAAAGCCTCGCGACGACACGCAAggacatcaccaccacccagaTCACCGTCTACCCCGACGGAACCAGGTACCCCATCAAGTACGACGAGCTCCTGAACTACGCCCGCCGCATCAGCAAGACCAccctcccgcccgccgccctcacCGCAGGCGTCGTTGCCGCAACGGCCGGAGACACCCCCGCCCCGGACCCGAACGTCAGCATGACCACCAACCCAAacaccccggccgccgccgccaacggcctcCAAAGCCAGCCCGTCAGCGCGgccccgacgccgagccaGGCCCAGACCCCGggcccctcggccgcggccaacagcagcagccccccACAGGACGCCATCCAGGGGGCCCAGCACCCCGCGAgcatgatgatgacggcgacggcgacggcgacggcgacgacgacgacgacgagcggcgCCACCTCGCTGCCCGACGGCCTGCGGAACCACCTCGACCCGCACTTCAACGCCAGCTTCGTCCCCTGGCCCAACGAGTTCCAGATCCGCAGCGGCGCCATGTCCGTCTACCAGGACCTGGCCGACAAGGGGATCGACCCGCGCGGCTACGACCCGCAGCAGATCGCCGAGGCGAAGCgccgcgaggaggaggagcgccgggcccgcgaggagcaggagaagctcgaggccgagcgcAAGAACAGGGAATACCAGGAGAAGATGGACAAGATCCGCcgcgagcagcaggaggccTACCGCCGCGacagcgtcgccgccggcgccggcgcctcgtccgccggcAAGAGCAAGCAGTTCCAGTTCACCAGTctcatggacgacgacgacgacgacgagtag
- a CDS encoding Endomembrane protein 70 — MQLRDMAPSSALLASLLAIPQLVSAFYLPGVAPTSYKKGDLVPLYVNSIKPVAALSDSRLHSIVSYDYYHPAFKFCEPESGPEYVSESLGSILFGDRIMTSPFELKMKNNEQCKPLCIQKYPAAAVAFVKSRIEQGYSLNWLVDGLPAGQKIYDDFTNTTFYNPGFLMGGVDDNGKIVYNNHYDIYIEYHPVNGDESQLRVVGVVVEPSSRAYPGILDCKNKMDPIIFEEDGTEKEVKFSYSVFWTESKTAWATRWDKYLHVFDPKIHWFWLIDTAIIVIILILTVMSILVKTLRKDIARYNRLDQINLDDLSGTSALEDGVQEDSGWKLVHGDVFRNPSNPLLLSVLLGNGVQLFVMTGFTICFALLGFLSPSNRGSLGTIILLLYTLLGFVGGYVSARTYKSLQGEKWKMNIALTPILVPSIVFGAFFFLDLFLWAKQSSGAVPFTTMLVIIAIWFVLSVPLSFAGSWMGFRASVLEPPVRTNQIPRQIPPTTTYLRPIPSMLIVGLLPFGAIFVELYFIMSSVWFSRIYYMFGFLFLSYGLMIVTTAAVTILLVYFLLCSENYNWQWRSFLAAGMSGGYIFINCLLYLFTKLNLSNLSGTVLYIGYSALISFLFFILTGSIGYFASWWFVRKIYASIKID; from the exons ATGCAATTACGAGATatggcgccctcgtcggcgctgctGGCCTCGCTGCTGGCCATCCCCCAGCTGGTTTCCGCCTTCTATCTCCCGGGTGTTGCGCCGACATCCTACAAGAAGGGCGATCTCGTCCCCCTTTACGTCAACAGCATCAAGCCCGTCGCCGCTCTCTCCGACTCCCGGTTGCACTCGATTGTGTCGTACGACTACTACCACCCCGCTTTCAAGTTCTGCGAGCCCGAGTCCGGGCCCGAGTATGTGTCGGAGAGCCTGGGCAGCATCCTGTTCGGAGACCGCATCATGACGTCTCCGTTCGAGCTCAAGATGAAGAACAACGAGCAATGCAAGCCGCTCTGCATTCAAAAATACCCCGCGGCCGCTGTCGCCTTCGTCAAGAGCCGTATCGAACAAGGCTACAGCTTGAActggctcgtcgacggcttGCCCGCCGGGCAGAAGATCTACGACGACTTCACCAACACGACCTTCTACAACCCCGGGTTCCTGATGGGTGGCGTTGACGATAATGGTAAGATCGTCTACAACAACCACTACGACATCTACATCGAGTACCAtcccgtcaacggcgacgagTCCCAGCTGCGTgttgtcggcgtcgtggtcGAGCCGAGCTCGCGCGCTTACCCGGGCATCCTTGACTGCAAGAACAAGATGGATCCCATCATCTTCGAGGAGGATGGAACCGAGAAGGAGGTCAAGTTCTCGTATTCAGTCTTCTGGACCGAGTCCAAGACGGCCTGGGCCACGCGTTGGGACAAGTACCTGCACGTCTTCGACCCCAAGATCCACTGGTTCTGGCTCATCGACAcggccatcatcgtcatcatcctgATCCTCACCGTCATGTCCATCCTGGTCAAGACCCTCAGGAAGGACATTGCTAGGTACAACCGCCTGGACCAAATCAACTTGGACGACCTCTCGGGCACTTCGGCGCTGGAGGATGGCGTGCAGGAGGATTCTGGGTGGAAGCTGGTCCACGGCGACGTCTTCCGCAACCCTTCGAACCCTCTCCTCCTGTCGGTCCTCCTCGGAAACGGTGTTCAGCTCTTCGTCATGACCGGCTTCACCATCTGCTTCGctctcctcggcttcctgtCGCCCTCCAACCGCGGGTCGCTCGGAACCATTATCCTGCTGCTCTACACCCTCTTGGGCTTCGTCGGCGGTTACGTGTCTGCGAGGACCTACAAGTCGCTGCAGGGCGAGAAGTGGAAGATGAACATTGCGCTGACACCGATCCTGGTGCCCAGCATTGTCTTCGGggcctttttcttcctcgaccTCTTCCTCTGGGCGAAGCAGTCTTCTGGTGCCGTGCCCTTTACCACGATGCtggtcatcatcgccatctgGTTCGTCTTGTCGGTGCCCCTGTCGTTCGCCGGGTCATGGATGGGCTTCCGCGCCTCGGTCCTCGAGCCCCCTGTCAGGACCAACCAGATTCCGCGCCAGATCCCGCCCACGACAACCTACCTCCGGCCGATTCCTAGCATGCTCATCGTCGGTCTCCTGCCCTTCGGCGCCATCTTTGTCGAGCTCTACTTCATCATGAGCTCCGTGTGGTTCAGCCGGATCTACTACATGTTtggcttcctcttcctctcgtACGGTCTCATGATCGTCACCACGGCCGCAGTTACCATCCTGCTGGTGTACTTCCTCCTGTGCTCCGAGAACTACAACTGGCAATGGCGCTCGTTCCTTGCCGCGGGCATGAGCGGCGGCTACATCTTCATCAACTGCTTGCTGTACCTCTTTACCAAGCTGAACCTGAGCAACCTGTCCGGCACTGTACTCTATATTGGTTACAGCGCGCTCATttccttcttgttcttcatCCTCACAG GATCGATTGGCTACTTCGCCAGTTGGTGGTTCGTCAGAAAGATCTACGCCTCCATCAAGATTGATTAA